A single region of the Euryarchaeota archaeon genome encodes:
- a CDS encoding DUF504 domain-containing protein has protein sequence MTKGRNVPGSPRTILLRAKHSPEGFENLTITYVDRGAVGDVKTVQGRDVVDIERGLLELKTGARIPMHRIVKIRDGGHLLFLRRAR, from the coding sequence TTGACGAAAGGACGGAATGTCCCGGGAAGCCCCCGGACGATCCTTCTCCGCGCCAAACATTCGCCGGAGGGTTTCGAGAACCTGACGATAACCTACGTGGATCGTGGCGCCGTGGGAGACGTGAAGACGGTGCAGGGTCGAGACGTCGTGGACATTGAGCGTGGACTTCTGGAGTTGAAGACTGGAGCGCGCATCCCAATGCACCGTATCGTGAAGATACGCGACGGCGGGCACCTGCTCTTCCTTCGGCGGGCCCGGTGA
- a CDS encoding CBS domain-containing protein — protein MTHIPGREGEAEEEVVGGRKGKALVRDYMTKAVVSMSPDVTISDAIPLIVQQGHVGLPVADGRKLIGFVTPKEILRNVAHLDKRVRDIIAPGTVVAHPDMDLADAARILFRVGVKELPVVDDEGFLVGIISTTDIIRSHIERVTPTKLEKLKETLESLYNITIRINRRVVEINGFLPTQKRIFADELEGRMRELKRGLAEPILLIWKKPQPILVDGHHRVVAAQRLGIKRLDAFILEFDEDIELGLERNARSSGLNSMADVEINDFGQHPLVEITTRFLKDEKENR, from the coding sequence ATGACGCACATCCCCGGGCGCGAGGGCGAAGCCGAAGAAGAGGTCGTGGGTGGGCGAAAGGGCAAGGCCCTCGTCCGCGACTACATGACGAAGGCCGTCGTGAGCATGTCGCCAGATGTCACCATCTCGGACGCGATCCCGTTGATCGTGCAACAGGGCCATGTCGGGCTTCCGGTCGCCGATGGACGGAAGTTGATCGGCTTCGTCACACCGAAGGAGATCTTGAGGAACGTGGCCCACCTCGACAAGCGGGTGCGGGACATCATCGCCCCCGGGACAGTGGTCGCCCACCCCGACATGGACCTTGCCGATGCCGCGCGGATACTTTTCCGGGTGGGTGTGAAGGAACTTCCCGTCGTCGACGACGAAGGTTTCCTCGTCGGGATCATCTCGACGACCGACATCATCCGGAGCCACATCGAACGCGTGACGCCCACGAAACTTGAAAAGCTGAAAGAGACGCTCGAAAGCCTTTACAACATCACCATCCGCATCAATCGGCGCGTCGTGGAGATAAACGGCTTCCTGCCGACCCAGAAGAGGATATTCGCCGACGAACTCGAAGGGCGGATGCGCGAACTCAAGCGCGGGTTGGCCGAGCCCATACTTCTCATCTGGAAGAAGCCCCAACCGATCCTCGTCGATGGCCACCACCGTGTGGTCGCCGCGCAGCGGCTCGGGATAAAACGACTCGATGCTTTCATCCTAGAGTTCGACGAGGACATCGAACTGGGTCTTGAAAGGAACGCGCGCTCATCCGGCCTCAATTCGATGGCGGATGTGGAGATCAACGATTTCGGGCAGCACCCGCTGGTCGAGATCACGACACGCTTCCTCAAGGACGAGAAGGAGAACCGGTGA
- a CDS encoding 50S ribosomal protein L15e, whose amino-acid sequence MSKSFYSYIGELWHKPRAGTLRALTFERLVEWRRQPVVTRVERPTRLDRARALGYKAKQGYVMVRTRVRRGSLRKKRHQRGRKPSNAGVLKITMGKSIQRIAEERVSRKYPNLEVLNSYWVGEDGRHKFYEVILVDPQHPVIINDPKINWICDPSSHNRVLRGKTSAGQKGRGLRVRGKGGEHVRPSIRATGKGK is encoded by the coding sequence ATGTCGAAAAGCTTCTACTCGTACATAGGCGAACTCTGGCACAAACCCCGCGCCGGAACGCTACGCGCATTGACCTTCGAACGCCTCGTCGAATGGCGAAGACAGCCCGTCGTCACCCGTGTCGAGCGGCCGACAAGGCTCGACCGGGCGCGGGCCCTCGGTTACAAGGCGAAGCAGGGCTACGTGATGGTGCGCACCCGTGTGCGCCGCGGCTCGCTCAGGAAGAAACGCCACCAGCGCGGCAGGAAACCCTCGAACGCCGGTGTCTTGAAGATCACGATGGGGAAATCCATCCAAAGGATCGCCGAGGAGCGGGTCTCGCGCAAGTACCCGAACCTCGAGGTCCTCAACTCGTATTGGGTCGGAGAGGACGGGCGCCACAAGTTCTACGAGGTCATACTCGTGGACCCACAGCACCCCGTCATCATCAACGACCCAAAGATCAACTGGATCTGCGACCCCTCGAGCCACAACCGCGTATTGCGGGGAAAGACGTCGGCCGGCCAGAAGGGCAGGGGCCTACGCGTTCGCGGCAAGGGCGGCGAGCACGTGCGGCCGTCCATCCGGGCGACGGGAAAAGGCAAGTAA